A part of Pseudoalteromonas arctica A 37-1-2 genomic DNA contains:
- a CDS encoding DUF1488 family protein → MNQAIQFIDRLEFREPDHQLVFFAQVSGMLVECVIEVNTLKLTDESHATEYFEKYRFDYEERAEELIEEESYNSAGQIEVSLLT, encoded by the coding sequence ATGAATCAGGCAATACAATTTATAGATAGGCTAGAGTTTAGAGAGCCCGATCATCAGTTAGTATTTTTTGCACAAGTTAGTGGCATGCTGGTGGAGTGTGTAATAGAAGTAAATACACTTAAATTAACAGACGAAAGCCATGCAACAGAGTATTTTGAAAAGTATCGTTTTGATTACGAAGAACGTGCCGAGGAGCTTATCGAAGAAGAGAGCTATAACTCGGCAGGCCAAATTGAAGTAAGCTTATTAACTTAA